From the genome of Ammoniphilus sp. CFH 90114, one region includes:
- a CDS encoding penicillin-binding protein 2: protein MIYNYNNEEKKKQQQTLISRRIQLLFTIVFIFFAALIFRLSIVQIAKGEEYLKIATEKSIQTIPIAAPRGKILDKNGEILVDNKVSYTAVFREEDWMTKDYILYLANQVSPVLQLPVDEVLKKMDTGYNAEGERVIRKDPKFLEKDLKFDLKDYEISILSEQRTVLKGIDVVVKPVRFYREGENRIAVQTIGFVRPYAVAETARATENYYKQRKETYLPNQYVGMDGVEFSYEDILAGQNGAKKLLVNARGTLLEEVSVTKPTPGNNLYLTFDERVQKEAQQFVANYIKELRQRPNAHTDTRQVKNAYAVAIETETGKIAAIVSHPDYDPNVWIRGVDQEVYNDIQFSINNGTIRSAPYDARPKPLKESERHPSSMVPMGSTVKPLTVLMGLNEKIISPYDRWRDPVVYRYGRGTDSITNANRRDLGWLTPQISLQKSSNTYMARIAENLVSKGNSVQTFQRYHHHFGMGIQTGVKLPFESKGLEDYVDTSKRISALAGLVQASFGQQERYTTMQMAQYTATLANKGKRLRPQIVDRIESKDEIKVVEPEVLSEIEIPDLYWKVVIDGMKMVTRPGGTAVVPFQGFPYSVASKTGTSEQDMYVEYEDGKWKKDRRVENATFIAFAPAEKPKLAIAVVVPEGGRGTNSASYIARGLFDIYDKYIGLGDQPRMPPGPVEIEPTTPAQ, encoded by the coding sequence TTTTCGCTTGTCTATCGTACAGATTGCCAAAGGGGAAGAGTATCTAAAAATCGCCACAGAAAAATCCATTCAGACCATCCCAATTGCCGCTCCCCGAGGAAAAATTCTCGATAAGAACGGTGAAATCCTTGTAGACAACAAGGTTTCCTACACGGCCGTGTTTCGGGAAGAAGACTGGATGACGAAGGATTACATTCTCTATTTAGCGAATCAGGTTTCCCCTGTCTTGCAATTGCCTGTAGACGAAGTCTTGAAAAAGATGGATACGGGATATAATGCAGAGGGAGAACGTGTCATAAGAAAAGACCCAAAATTCCTTGAAAAAGACCTTAAATTTGACTTGAAGGATTACGAAATCTCCATTCTTTCTGAACAACGGACCGTTCTAAAAGGGATTGATGTCGTCGTCAAGCCCGTCCGTTTCTATCGAGAAGGCGAGAATCGCATTGCCGTTCAGACCATTGGTTTCGTTCGTCCCTATGCTGTGGCGGAAACGGCTAGAGCTACTGAAAACTACTATAAACAGAGAAAAGAAACTTATCTCCCGAATCAGTATGTTGGTATGGACGGTGTTGAATTTAGTTACGAGGACATTCTAGCTGGACAGAATGGGGCAAAGAAACTGCTCGTCAATGCTCGCGGCACTCTCTTAGAAGAGGTTTCCGTTACCAAGCCAACACCAGGAAACAACCTATATTTGACCTTTGATGAACGAGTACAGAAGGAAGCTCAACAGTTCGTGGCTAATTATATCAAAGAATTACGACAAAGACCCAATGCTCATACGGATACAAGACAAGTAAAAAATGCCTATGCTGTAGCCATTGAAACGGAAACAGGAAAAATTGCAGCCATCGTCAGTCATCCGGATTACGATCCGAATGTCTGGATTCGTGGAGTCGATCAGGAGGTGTATAACGATATTCAATTCTCTATCAATAATGGAACGATTCGTTCTGCTCCTTACGATGCCAGACCTAAACCATTAAAGGAATCTGAACGTCATCCAAGCTCCATGGTTCCCATGGGGTCAACCGTGAAGCCTTTGACCGTTCTAATGGGGCTAAATGAAAAAATTATTTCTCCTTATGATCGCTGGCGAGATCCTGTTGTGTACCGTTATGGTCGAGGAACAGACTCCATCACGAACGCTAACAGGCGTGACCTTGGATGGCTCACCCCGCAGATCTCTCTCCAGAAGTCATCGAACACCTACATGGCAAGGATTGCGGAGAACTTAGTTAGCAAGGGCAACTCAGTACAGACCTTCCAACGTTACCACCACCACTTTGGAATGGGGATTCAAACAGGAGTTAAATTACCCTTCGAGAGTAAAGGGCTAGAAGACTATGTGGATACAAGTAAACGAATTAGTGCTCTAGCGGGACTTGTTCAAGCCTCCTTCGGGCAACAAGAACGATATACCACCATGCAAATGGCGCAATATACGGCTACACTCGCAAATAAAGGGAAGCGGCTTCGACCACAGATTGTAGACCGAATTGAGAGTAAAGACGAAATCAAAGTAGTTGAGCCTGAGGTACTCAGTGAAATCGAAATTCCAGACTTGTACTGGAAAGTCGTCATTGACGGTATGAAAATGGTAACCCGACCGGGTGGTACAGCGGTAGTACCTTTCCAAGGATTCCCCTATTCAGTGGCCTCGAAGACGGGGACATCAGAGCAAGACATGTATGTAGAATACGAAGATGGTAAATGGAAAAAGGATCGACGAGTAGAGAATGCAACTTTCATTGCCTTCGCCCCAGCGGAGAAACCAAAGCTGGCCATCGCTGTTGTGGTACCCGAAGGTGGGAGAGGAACAAATTCTGCATCCTATATTGCCCGCGGGCTGTTTGATATTTATGATAAGTATATAGGATTAGGCGACCAACCAAGGATGCCTCCAGGTCCTGTAGAGATTGAACCCACTACACCAGCCCAATAA